Proteins encoded within one genomic window of Orcinus orca chromosome 21, mOrcOrc1.1, whole genome shotgun sequence:
- the NRG1 gene encoding pro-neuregulin-1, membrane-bound isoform isoform X10 has translation MASFYKAEELYQKRVLTITGICIALLVVGIMCVVAYCKTKKQRKKLHDRLRQSLRSERNNMVNIANGPHHPNPPPENVQLVNQYVSKNVISSEHIVEREAETSFSTSHYTSTAHHSTTVTQTPSHSWSNGHTESIISESHSVIVMSSVENSRHSSPTGGPRGRLNGLGGPRECNSFLRHARETPDSYRDSPHSERYVSAMTTPARMSPVDFHTPSSPKSPPSEMSPPVSSTTVSMPSMAVSPFVEEERPLLLVTPPWLRERDVQHVQQFNSFHCNPAHESHSPPPSPLRIVEDEEYETTQEYELTQESVKKLTNSRRAKRTKPNGHIAHRLEMDSNTSAESSNSESETEDERVGEDTPFLGIQNPLAANVEAAPAFHLADSRTNPAGRFSPQEELQARLSGVIANQDPIAV, from the exons AAGCGGAGGAGCTCTACCAGAAGAGGGTGCTCACCATCACCGGCATCTGCATCGCGCTGCTTGTGGTCGGCATCATGTGTGTGGTGGCCTACTGCAAAACCAA GAAGCAACGGAAAAAGCTTCACGACCGGCTTCGGCAGAGTCTTCGCTCTGAACGAAACAACATGGTGAACATAGCCAACGGGCCCCATCACCCCAATCCACCCCCCGAGAACGTGCAGCTGGTGAAT CAATACGTATCTAAAAATGTCATCTCCAGCGAGCATATTGTCGAGAGAGAGGCGGAGACGTCTTTTTCCACCAGTCACTACACTTCGACAGCTCATCACTCCACTACTGTCACCCAGACTCCCAGTCACAG CTGGAGCAACGGACACACTGAAAGCATCATTTCAGAAAGCCACTCTGTCATCGTGATGTCATCTGTAGAAAACAGTAGGCACAGCAGCCCTACTGGGGGCCCAAGAGGACGTCTTAATGGCTTGGGAGGCCCTCGCGAGTGTAACAGCTTCCTCAGGCATGCCAGAGAAACCCCTGACTCCTACCGAGATTCTCCTCATAGTGAAAG GTATGTATCAGCAATGACCACCCCGGCTCGTATGTCACCTGTAGATTTCCACACGCCAAGCTCCCCCAAATCGCCCCCTTCGGAAATGTCTCCACCCGTGTCCAGCACGACGGTGTCCATGCCCTCCATGGCAGTCAGTCCCTTCGTGGAAGAAGAGAGACCCCTGCTTCTTGTGACACCGCCATGGCTGCGGGAGAGGGATGTCCAGCACGTTCAGCAGTTCAACTCCTTCCACTGCAACCCCGCGCACGAGAGCCACAGCCCACCCCCTAGCCCCTTGAGGATAGTGGAGGATGAAGAGTATGAAACGACCCAGGAGTATGAACTGACTCAAGAGTCGGTTAAGAAACTCACCAACAGCCGGCGGGCCAAAAGAACCAAGCCCAATGGTCATATTGCCCACAGATTGGAAATGGACAGCAACACAAGCGCTGAGAGCAGTAACTCAGAGAGTGAAACAGAGGATGAAAGAGTAGGAGAAGATACACCTTTCCTGGGCATACAGAACCCCCTGGCAGCCAATGTTGAGGCAGCCCCTGCCTTCCACCTGGCTGACAGCAGGACTAACCCAGCAGGCCGCTTCTCTCCGCAGGAAGAATTGCAGGCCAGGCTGTCCGGTGTAATCGCTAACCAAGACCCTATTGCTGTATAA
- the NRG1 gene encoding pro-neuregulin-1, membrane-bound isoform isoform X9, whose translation MASFYKHLGIEFMEAEELYQKRVLTITGICIALLVVGIMCVVAYCKTKKQRKKLHDRLRQSLRSERNNMVNIANGPHHPNPPPENVQLVNQYVSKNVISSEHIVEREAETSFSTSHYTSTAHHSTTVTQTPSHSWSNGHTESIISESHSVIVMSSVENSRHSSPTGGPRGRLNGLGGPRECNSFLRHARETPDSYRDSPHSERYVSAMTTPARMSPVDFHTPSSPKSPPSEMSPPVSSTTVSMPSMAVSPFVEEERPLLLVTPPWLRERDVQHVQQFNSFHCNPAHESHSPPPSPLRIVEDEEYETTQEYELTQESVKKLTNSRRAKRTKPNGHIAHRLEMDSNTSAESSNSESETEDERVGEDTPFLGIQNPLAANVEAAPAFHLADSRTNPAGRFSPQEELQARLSGVIANQDPIAV comes from the exons AAGCGGAGGAGCTCTACCAGAAGAGGGTGCTCACCATCACCGGCATCTGCATCGCGCTGCTTGTGGTCGGCATCATGTGTGTGGTGGCCTACTGCAAAACCAA GAAGCAACGGAAAAAGCTTCACGACCGGCTTCGGCAGAGTCTTCGCTCTGAACGAAACAACATGGTGAACATAGCCAACGGGCCCCATCACCCCAATCCACCCCCCGAGAACGTGCAGCTGGTGAAT CAATACGTATCTAAAAATGTCATCTCCAGCGAGCATATTGTCGAGAGAGAGGCGGAGACGTCTTTTTCCACCAGTCACTACACTTCGACAGCTCATCACTCCACTACTGTCACCCAGACTCCCAGTCACAG CTGGAGCAACGGACACACTGAAAGCATCATTTCAGAAAGCCACTCTGTCATCGTGATGTCATCTGTAGAAAACAGTAGGCACAGCAGCCCTACTGGGGGCCCAAGAGGACGTCTTAATGGCTTGGGAGGCCCTCGCGAGTGTAACAGCTTCCTCAGGCATGCCAGAGAAACCCCTGACTCCTACCGAGATTCTCCTCATAGTGAAAG GTATGTATCAGCAATGACCACCCCGGCTCGTATGTCACCTGTAGATTTCCACACGCCAAGCTCCCCCAAATCGCCCCCTTCGGAAATGTCTCCACCCGTGTCCAGCACGACGGTGTCCATGCCCTCCATGGCAGTCAGTCCCTTCGTGGAAGAAGAGAGACCCCTGCTTCTTGTGACACCGCCATGGCTGCGGGAGAGGGATGTCCAGCACGTTCAGCAGTTCAACTCCTTCCACTGCAACCCCGCGCACGAGAGCCACAGCCCACCCCCTAGCCCCTTGAGGATAGTGGAGGATGAAGAGTATGAAACGACCCAGGAGTATGAACTGACTCAAGAGTCGGTTAAGAAACTCACCAACAGCCGGCGGGCCAAAAGAACCAAGCCCAATGGTCATATTGCCCACAGATTGGAAATGGACAGCAACACAAGCGCTGAGAGCAGTAACTCAGAGAGTGAAACAGAGGATGAAAGAGTAGGAGAAGATACACCTTTCCTGGGCATACAGAACCCCCTGGCAGCCAATGTTGAGGCAGCCCCTGCCTTCCACCTGGCTGACAGCAGGACTAACCCAGCAGGCCGCTTCTCTCCGCAGGAAGAATTGCAGGCCAGGCTGTCCGGTGTAATCGCTAACCAAGACCCTATTGCTGTATAA
- the NRG1 gene encoding pro-neuregulin-1, membrane-bound isoform isoform X11, with amino-acid sequence MCVVAYCKTKKQRKKLHDRLRQSLRSERNNMVNIANGPHHPNPPPENVQLVNQYVSKNVISSEHIVEREAETSFSTSHYTSTAHHSTTVTQTPSHSWSNGHTESIISESHSVIVMSSVENSRHSSPTGGPRGRLNGLGGPRECNSFLRHARETPDSYRDSPHSERYVSAMTTPARMSPVDFHTPSSPKSPPSEMSPPVSSTTVSMPSMAVSPFVEEERPLLLVTPPWLRERDVQHVQQFNSFHCNPAHESHSPPPSPLRIVEDEEYETTQEYELTQESVKKLTNSRRAKRTKPNGHIAHRLEMDSNTSAESSNSESETEDERVGEDTPFLGIQNPLAANVEAAPAFHLADSRTNPAGRFSPQEELQARLSGVIANQDPIAV; translated from the exons ATGTGTGTGGTGGCCTACTGCAAAACCAA GAAGCAACGGAAAAAGCTTCACGACCGGCTTCGGCAGAGTCTTCGCTCTGAACGAAACAACATGGTGAACATAGCCAACGGGCCCCATCACCCCAATCCACCCCCCGAGAACGTGCAGCTGGTGAAT CAATACGTATCTAAAAATGTCATCTCCAGCGAGCATATTGTCGAGAGAGAGGCGGAGACGTCTTTTTCCACCAGTCACTACACTTCGACAGCTCATCACTCCACTACTGTCACCCAGACTCCCAGTCACAG CTGGAGCAACGGACACACTGAAAGCATCATTTCAGAAAGCCACTCTGTCATCGTGATGTCATCTGTAGAAAACAGTAGGCACAGCAGCCCTACTGGGGGCCCAAGAGGACGTCTTAATGGCTTGGGAGGCCCTCGCGAGTGTAACAGCTTCCTCAGGCATGCCAGAGAAACCCCTGACTCCTACCGAGATTCTCCTCATAGTGAAAG GTATGTATCAGCAATGACCACCCCGGCTCGTATGTCACCTGTAGATTTCCACACGCCAAGCTCCCCCAAATCGCCCCCTTCGGAAATGTCTCCACCCGTGTCCAGCACGACGGTGTCCATGCCCTCCATGGCAGTCAGTCCCTTCGTGGAAGAAGAGAGACCCCTGCTTCTTGTGACACCGCCATGGCTGCGGGAGAGGGATGTCCAGCACGTTCAGCAGTTCAACTCCTTCCACTGCAACCCCGCGCACGAGAGCCACAGCCCACCCCCTAGCCCCTTGAGGATAGTGGAGGATGAAGAGTATGAAACGACCCAGGAGTATGAACTGACTCAAGAGTCGGTTAAGAAACTCACCAACAGCCGGCGGGCCAAAAGAACCAAGCCCAATGGTCATATTGCCCACAGATTGGAAATGGACAGCAACACAAGCGCTGAGAGCAGTAACTCAGAGAGTGAAACAGAGGATGAAAGAGTAGGAGAAGATACACCTTTCCTGGGCATACAGAACCCCCTGGCAGCCAATGTTGAGGCAGCCCCTGCCTTCCACCTGGCTGACAGCAGGACTAACCCAGCAGGCCGCTTCTCTCCGCAGGAAGAATTGCAGGCCAGGCTGTCCGGTGTAATCGCTAACCAAGACCCTATTGCTGTATAA